The following coding sequences lie in one Flavobacterium sediminis genomic window:
- a CDS encoding RHS repeat-associated core domain-containing protein, translated as MLVPNRHVSSGSYRYGFQGQEKDDEIKGEGNSLNYTFRMHDPRVGRFFTTDPLEKKYPMLTPYQFSGNRPIDSKEIEGMEGFQYTKYETINGQKIPIKQVVEVDVVVLVTNNSKDKISFNVGTGEKIEKILNDNFNPTEVYEDNWYNRTFNKKKIGKKKREYTTNIEGHTVPVEFVFNVSEQIYPGSGDDDGRKELLRVATLKNTEETAFTSTDGDVIRRTVTVGQIKDIRMGDDSTIASSGGNRIAFFRNNLSAIVHEIIHNFYSYDLSLDMGNSPVYHANENIGGGGAMLYGTGSGNPPSQNNVDFILKTVPSIDESEKPIDENK; from the coding sequence ATGTTAGTACCAAACAGGCATGTAAGCTCAGGTTCATACCGTTACGGCTTCCAGGGACAAGAAAAAGACGATGAGATTAAAGGGGAAGGAAATTCTTTAAATTATACTTTTAGAATGCATGACCCGAGGGTGGGGAGGTTTTTTACTACTGACCCATTGGAGAAAAAATATCCTATGTTAACACCTTATCAATTTAGTGGTAATAGACCTATAGATTCAAAGGAAATTGAAGGAATGGAAGGATTTCAATATACGAAATACGAAACTATAAATGGGCAAAAAATTCCAATTAAACAGGTAGTGGAGGTAGATGTGGTAGTCTTAGTTACTAATAATAGTAAAGATAAAATAAGTTTTAATGTTGGGACTGGTGAAAAAATAGAAAAGATATTGAATGATAATTTTAATCCAACTGAAGTATATGAAGATAATTGGTATAATAGAACTTTTAATAAAAAGAAAATAGGCAAGAAGAAAAGAGAGTATACTACAAATATTGAAGGTCACACTGTTCCAGTTGAATTTGTATTTAATGTGTCTGAGCAAATTTATCCAGGTTCAGGAGATGATGACGGGCGTAAAGAACTCCTTAGAGTAGCGACTTTAAAAAATACAGAGGAAACAGCTTTTACTTCAACTGATGGAGATGTAATAAGAAGAACAGTAACTGTTGGGCAAATAAAAGACATTAGAATGGGGGATGATTCTACTATTGCTAGTTCAGGAGGTAATCGTATTGCTTTTTTTAGAAATAATTTATCTGCCATAGTACATGAAATTATTCATAATTTTTACTCATACGATTTGAGTCTAGATATGGGGAATTCTCCTGTATATCATGCGAATGAAAATATAGGAGGAGGAGGAGCAATGTTATATGGGACAGGGTCTGGTAACCCTCCTTCACAAAATAATGTAGATTTTATCTTAAAAACAGTTCCGTCAATAGATGAATCAGAAAAACCAATTGATGAAAATAAATAA